From the Nocardiopsis changdeensis genome, one window contains:
- a CDS encoding DUF4352 domain-containing protein yields MDANDRRRGSGGVLRVAAIPVAVLIAGAGCTATVAALTASTLPTVRVTVGEEPAPRDPGPPAAEEKPDGPPDPESADPGPPEPGTEGSGPQGAEEGQDSAGPDTESVPPSAYTGASTAFGPFHVVVDTCYTDTSITDGMGTHATAPSGMEYHVYRLHVTNEGSGPAVFDTAGTTALTTDGKEFVNDAEAEFTVAWDYLWDEINPGTTVTSYVVLTAPVGTEFSEVMLGGVAPITPG; encoded by the coding sequence TGACCGGCGACGGGGATCGGGCGGCGTACTCCGCGTCGCCGCGATCCCCGTCGCGGTGCTCATCGCCGGAGCGGGCTGCACCGCGACCGTGGCCGCCCTCACCGCCTCAACGCTCCCGACCGTGCGGGTGACCGTGGGGGAGGAACCCGCTCCGCGGGATCCCGGCCCGCCCGCCGCCGAGGAGAAGCCCGACGGGCCGCCGGACCCGGAGTCCGCCGACCCCGGTCCGCCGGAGCCCGGAACGGAGGGCTCCGGGCCGCAGGGGGCCGAGGAAGGACAGGACAGCGCGGGCCCGGACACGGAGAGCGTCCCGCCGTCGGCCTACACCGGGGCGTCCACGGCCTTCGGCCCGTTCCACGTCGTGGTGGACACCTGCTACACGGACACGAGCATCACGGACGGCATGGGCACCCACGCCACCGCGCCGTCCGGGATGGAGTACCACGTCTACCGGCTCCACGTCACGAACGAGGGAAGCGGTCCGGCGGTCTTCGACACCGCGGGGACCACCGCCCTGACCACGGACGGCAAGGAGTTCGTCAACGACGCCGAGGCGGAGTTCACGGTGGCCTGGGACTACCTGTGGGACGAGATCAACCCCGGTACCACCGTCACCAGCTACGTCGTCCTCACGGCGCCCGTCGGTACGGAGTTCTCCGAGGTGATGCTCGGCGGGGTCGCCCCCATCACCCCTGGCTGA